The following are from one region of the Escherichia sp. E4742 genome:
- the entE gene encoding (2,3-dihydroxybenzoyl)adenylate synthase EntE, with product MSIPFTRWPEEFARRYREKGYWQDLPLTDILTRHAASDSIAVIDGERQLSYRELNQAADNLACSLRRQGIKPGETALVQLGNVAELYITFFALLKLGVAPVLALFSHQRSELNAYASQIEPALLIADRQHALFSGDDFLNTFVTEHSSIRVVQLHNDSGEHNLQDAINHPAEDFTATPSPADEVAYFQLSGGTTGTPKLIPRTHNDYYYSVRRSVEICQFTQQTRYLCAIPAAHNYAMSSPGSLGVFLAGGTVVLAADPSATLCFPLIAKHQVNVTALVPPAVSLWLQALTEGESRAQLASLKLLQVGGARLSATLAARIPAEIGCQLQQVFGMAEGLVNYTRLDDSAEKIIHTQGYPMCPDDEVWVADADGNPLPQGEVGRLMTRGPYTFRGYYKSPQHNASAFDANGFYCSGDLISIDPEGYITVQGREKDQINRGGEKIAAEEIENLLLRHPAVIYAALVSMEDELMGEKSCAYLVVKEPLRAVQVRRFLREQGIAEFKLPDRVECVDSLPLTAVGKVDKKQLRQWLASRASA from the coding sequence ATGAGCATTCCATTTACCCGCTGGCCGGAAGAGTTTGCCCGTCGCTATCGGGAAAAAGGCTACTGGCAGGATTTGCCGCTGACCGACATTCTGACTCGCCACGCTGCGAGTGACAGCATCGCGGTTATCGATGGCGAGCGTCAGTTGAGTTATCGGGAATTGAATCAGGCGGCGGATAATCTCGCCTGTAGCTTGCGCCGTCAAGGCATTAAACCCGGTGAAACCGCGCTGGTACAGTTGGGTAACGTCGCTGAACTTTACATCACCTTTTTCGCGTTGCTGAAACTGGGCGTTGCGCCAGTGTTGGCGCTATTCAGCCATCAGCGTAGTGAACTGAACGCCTATGCCAGCCAGATTGAACCCGCATTGCTGATTGCCGATCGCCAGCATGCGCTGTTTAGCGGGGATGATTTCCTCAATACTTTCGTCACAGAACATTCCTCCATTCGCGTGGTGCAACTGCACAACGACAGCGGTGAGCATAACTTGCAGGATGCGATTAACCATCCGGCTGAGGATTTTACTGCCACGCCGTCACCTGCTGATGAAGTGGCCTATTTCCAGCTTTCCGGCGGCACCACCGGCACACCGAAACTGATCCCGCGCACTCATAACGACTATTACTACAGCGTGCGTCGTAGCGTCGAGATTTGTCAGTTCACACAACAGACACGCTACCTGTGCGCGATTCCGGCGGCGCACAACTATGCCATGAGTTCGCCGGGATCGCTGGGCGTATTTCTTGCTGGCGGCACCGTCGTTCTGGCGGCCGATCCCAGCGCCACGCTTTGCTTCCCATTGATTGCAAAACATCAGGTTAACGTTACCGCGCTGGTGCCACCAGCAGTCAGCCTGTGGTTGCAGGCGCTGACCGAAGGCGAAAGCCGGGCGCAGCTTGCCTCGCTGAAACTGTTACAGGTCGGCGGTGCGCGTCTTTCTGCCACGCTTGCGGCGCGTATTCCCGCAGAGATTGGCTGCCAGTTGCAGCAGGTGTTCGGCATGGCGGAAGGGCTGGTGAACTACACCCGTCTTGATGATAGCGCGGAGAAAATTATCCATACCCAGGGTTACCCAATGTGTCCGGACGATGAAGTGTGGGTTGCCGATGCCGATGGAAATCCACTGCCGCAAGGGGAAGTCGGACGCCTGATGACGCGCGGGCCGTACACCTTCCGCGGTTATTACAAAAGTCCGCAGCACAATGCCAGTGCCTTTGATGCCAACGGTTTTTACTGTTCCGGCGATCTGATCTCCATTGATCCAGAGGGTTACATCACCGTGCAGGGGCGCGAGAAAGATCAGATCAATCGTGGCGGCGAGAAGATCGCTGCCGAAGAGATCGAAAACCTGCTGCTGCGCCATCCGGCGGTGATCTACGCCGCACTGGTGAGCATGGAAGACGAACTGATGGGCGAAAAAAGCTGCGCTTATCTGGTGGTGAAAGAACCGCTGCGCGCGGTGCAGGTGCGTCGCTTCCTGCGTGAGCAGGGTATTGCCGAATTTAAATTACCGGATCGCGTGGAGTGTGTGGATTCACTTCCGCTGACGGCGGTCGGGAAAGTCGATAAAAAACAATTACGTCAGTGGCTGGCGTCACGCGCTTCAGCCTGA
- the entC gene encoding isochorismate synthase EntC: MDTSLAEEVQQTMATLAPNRFFFMSPYRSFTTSGCFARFDEPAVNGDSPDSSFQQKLAALFADAKAQGIKNPVMVGAIPFDPRQPSSLYIPESWQPFSRKEKQASARRFTRSQALNVVERQAIPEQTTFEQMVARAAALTATPQVDKVVLSRLIDITTDATIDSGVLLERLIAQNPVSYNFHVPLSDGGVLLGASPELLLRKDGERFSSIPLAGSARRQPDDVLDREAGNRLLASEKDRHEHELVTQAMKEVLRERSSELHVPSSPQLITTPTLWHLATPFEGRANSQENALTLACLLHPTPALSGFPHQAATKVIAELEPFDRELFGGIVGWCDSEGNGEWVVTIRCAKLRENQVRLFAGAGIVPASSPLGEWRETGVKLSTMLNVFGLH, from the coding sequence ATGGATACGTCACTGGCTGAGGAAGTACAGCAGACCATGGCAACACTTGCGCCCAATCGTTTTTTCTTTATGTCGCCGTACCGCAGTTTTACGACGTCAGGATGTTTCGCCCGCTTCGATGAACCGGCTGTGAACGGGGATTCGCCCGACAGTTCCTTCCAGCAAAAACTCGCCGCGCTGTTTGCCGATGCCAAAGCGCAGGGCATCAAAAATCCGGTGATGGTCGGGGCGATTCCCTTCGATCCACGTCAGCCTTCGTCGCTGTATATTCCCGAATCCTGGCAGCCATTCTCCCGTAAAGAAAAACAAGCTTCCGCACGCCGTTTCACCCGCAGCCAGGCGCTGAACGTGGTGGAACGCCAGGCAATTCCGGAACAAACCACGTTTGAACAGATGGTTGCCCGCGCCGCCGCACTTACCGCCACGCCGCAGGTCGACAAAGTGGTGTTATCACGGTTGATTGATATCACCACCGACGCCACCATTGACAGCGGTGTACTGCTGGAACGGTTGATTGCACAAAACCCGGTTAGTTACAACTTCCATGTCCCGCTGTCCGATGGTGGCGTTCTGCTCGGTGCAAGCCCGGAACTGCTGCTGCGCAAAGACGGCGAGCGTTTTAGCTCCATTCCGTTAGCCGGTTCCGCGCGCCGTCAGCCGGATGACGTGCTGGACAGGGAAGCGGGTAATCGTCTACTGGCGTCAGAAAAAGATCGCCATGAGCATGAACTGGTGACTCAGGCGATGAAAGAGGTACTGCGCGAACGCAGTAGTGAGTTACACGTTCCCTCCTCTCCACAATTGATCACCACGCCGACGCTGTGGCATCTCGCGACGCCCTTTGAAGGCAGAGCGAATTCGCAAGAAAACGCACTGACCCTGGCCTGTCTGCTGCATCCGACCCCCGCGCTGAGCGGTTTCCCCCATCAGGCTGCAACCAAAGTGATTGCTGAACTGGAGCCGTTCGACCGCGAACTGTTTGGCGGCATTGTTGGCTGGTGTGACAGCGAAGGTAACGGCGAGTGGGTGGTGACCATCCGCTGCGCGAAGCTACGGGAAAATCAGGTGCGTCTGTTTGCCGGAGCGGGGATTGTGCCTGCGTCGTCACCGTTGGGTGAGTGGCGCGAAACAGGCGTCAAACTTTCTACCATGTTGAACGTTTTTGGATTGCATTAA